In one window of Ovis aries strain OAR_USU_Benz2616 breed Rambouillet chromosome 5, ARS-UI_Ramb_v3.0, whole genome shotgun sequence DNA:
- the LOC101109269 gene encoding olfactory receptor 13G1, producing MNNSIVTEFMILGLTQKPELQGVLFIIFLFIYFVAFLGNMLIVIAIVYNTSLHTPMYVLLLALAIVDIICTTSIIPKILATMLTSRKTISYGGCMSQLFFFTWSLGAEMLLFTTMAYDRYVAICFPLRYSAIMNHYMCVALLSVVMAIAVTNSWVHTGLILRLTFCGSNTIDHFFCEIPPLLALSCSPVRINEVMVYVADITLAIGDFTLTCISYCFIIAAILRIRTTEGKRKAFSTCSSHLIVVSLYYSPVIYTYIRPASSYTFERDKMVAALYTLVTPTLNPIVYSFRNKDMQAGIRKVFAFLKR from the coding sequence ATGAATAACAGCATTGTAACTGAATTCATGATCCTAGGCCTCACTCAAAAACCTGAACTCCAGGGAGTTCTCTTCATTATCTTTCTCTTCATCTACTTCGTGGCTTTCCTTGGCAATATGCTTATTGTCATTGCCATAGTCTATAACACTAGCTTGCATACCCCCATGTATGTTCTCCTTCTGGCCCTGGCTATCGTGGACATCATCTGCACAACAAGCATAATCCCAAAAATACTTGCGACCATGCTAACATCAAGAAAGACCATCTCATATGGAGGTTGCATGTCCCAACTCTTCTTCTTCACATGGTCCCTGGGTGCTGAGATGCTTCTCTTCACCActatggcctatgaccgctatgtggccatctgtttCCCTCTACGCTACAGTGCTATTATGAACCACTATATGTGTGTGGCCTTGCTCAGCGTTGTCATGGCTATTGCAGTAACCAACTCCTGGGTACACACAGGTCTCATCCTAAGGCTGACCTTCTGTGGATCAAACACCATTGACCACTTCTTCTGCGAGATACCCCCACTGCTAGCTTTGTCCTGCAGCCCAGTGAGAATCAACGAAGTGATGGTGTATGTTGCTGATATTACTCTGGCTATAGGTGACTTCACCCTCACCTGCATCTCCTACTGTTTTATCATTGCTGCCATTCTTCGCATCCGCACtacagaagggaagagaaaggccTTCTCAACATGCTCATCTCATCTCATAGTGGTGTCTCTTTATTATTCCCCTGTAATCTACACCTATATACGCCCAGCTTCCAGCTACACATTTGAAAGGGACAAAATGGTAGCTGCACTCTATACTCTTGTGACCCCTACATTAAACCCAATTGTGTACAGTTTCCGAAATAAGGACATGCAGGCAGGTATTAGGAAAGTATTTGCATTCCTGAAACGTTAG